The sequence ATTTTTTCACCATTTTATCGATCAAACAACTAATCAATTAATCAAGAAAATAATCAGGATATTAATTGACTATGAAAATAATCATTAGTTgcatcggtaacactttattttaaggttcacaTGTTAGCCACTAACATATACCTAATTAATGCCTGTATTAGTGACTTGTAAGGCATGTGTTAGGCAACATTACTCATTTGAACCTTAAAATTAAGTGTTACTTTTGTATCCCTACCTGTGttagttagagattgtagtactctgcagagagtagtgcgctcagctgaacgtactataagaactcaactccctgctctacaagaaatctattccagaagagtactcctaagagcccaaaagattctgaaggactcttctcatcctaacaatggattattcctaccgctgaaatcaagaagacgcctatgtagtcacaaagccagaactgagagactcaggagaagtttttatccccaggccatccgaattctgaactcacactatactgactttgcacacattcactcctcagcactctcaaacatttcccaactctgaactcacactacactgactttgcactcattcactactcagcactcatgaccccaacccccccccccccccacacacacacacctacaagacttttagcacttttacatccctctccctatgctacagaccttttatttattttcttatttcatcacacgtcaaaacacacacacacacacacatatctgactttctccaacttttgcacatctccatagaactttttatttattatttttgatttctcctccatctacccatgtccttgattgcctagccatctcccctgtcatccccccaacacacacatcaagacccctggcagttgggttagccccttgagccatggatctgcccaaggtttcttccttggtattgggagtttttccttgcccctgttgctcttgggtgctccttgttggtgccccccacccaatcccaattctcccccaccttttttatgcagcccttgccacttaatctactaaacccctcttctactgcactctttacccccccccccccccccattaatgcacaaataggctgacaccagacataatttcactgcatttcttacttccagtaactatatgcatgtgacaataaacttccttgtatccttgtatccttgtgtcACACCCTTTCTTGTGTTTTGTGTAACGCCGCTGACCAGCTTCAAGCTTTCGCCGAATGTTACGCAGCCTCATCTCCAAGAAGCCAGAATGAGACGATGGATCATAAAAATGCTCCTGAATacatgattatttttttttgcacaaacacaaacagtctAATGACATAACTGTAAATATAACAGACAGTAAAAAAGTAAATGTATTAAGACACATTACATGCTACTTGACAACTGCCAAGGgatgaaaaaatatttaattccAGAGTTTAAAACACatatttttctgttgttttggcCTTTAACTTACATATCCATCTCCATTGCCGTCAATCTGAACCCTCGAGGAAGGGAAAGTGGTGATAATACCCTTTGCAAGGGCGAGCTTTTCAGCACTTGGTGGGTAACTGTGTGGGTAggacagagaagagaaaaatCCACAGATTCTTGATTACAATCAGGCCTGAAAAGTTTATTTTAGCTTCAGCGTCAAGTTACAGagtttatgtaagggataatggacaacacagtggtctgttaacagaaattaatgcacggtcgaggttgtaataAGGAGCTgttaacagaccaccgtggagtccattatcctgcttattccactgttgccacttgcgctGTGTTCATTTCCGGTtataatttaaacattttaatcgctagaactgtcttgtttgtagaactacttttcCCCAGACACATTTCAattaatttctcaacttgcaggacaaactgctgtTAATAGTTCTAAATGGTTGGTTGCTATAGCCAAAGGCCTATCGCTGGTTCTAAATGGATAGCCAGTcattagttctatctctcctgttgtcaagcgggcatatcccaggattctgatgaacttaaGCTCTGCCATATGCTAAATGTTgttatgttctgaacgtctgtatTTTATAGCTTATTTTGCATCGTGAcagttcatgtaaacttcacaacgagttaattaatatacaagtgtggtACGGCCATTTTATTGACTcaacactcacccccccccccgctatatgttaatggtcgttctaaattacgtaggacaatgggaaattcaaccaggCAGTGGAATAAATACTTACAATCCATGCTTCTCCACCAAGTGACTTATCAAGACTTTGACCAGATGTCTCCTTGACTCAGTTTTAAGTGTTCCTGTTCTCTTGTGTTCCTCAAGTATTTCTGGAGTTTTGCTGTTAAGTAAAGATTGCAGGCCTCCCTGTTCATCTGGCACTGGAACATGCTATATTTATGAAAGTAGAGGGAAAGATGACTTTTAACATAAAAATAATAGTATGTTCAGTATAGAGCCCAGATTCCTATATTTATGTTTTGTGCCCATTTAATTCAACTGAATGTAAGACAACTAATAACACCTTGAAAGACAAACATGTGTTGATAACATGGTTACAAAATGGTATTTTACTTATGTATTGAAGTTTCAAAACTAACTGTAATTTCATTTATGGTTACTTGGTACATGGAACAATACACAGTGACATGCACATTTCAGGTCATACTGCCCAGAGCTCTATACACACATGAGCAATGCATTTACAGTTCAAAAATAAAATACCTGTATTTGACAGGCCTCTCCAGCATTTGTTTGGGGTAGTGCCTTTGCGCTTGATATGAAGATTTGAAATCTGTCAAAGTTCTTTATTTCTACATTTCTGTCAACATCAACAAATTCTTGGAAATCACTATTATGTTTTTGAACTCTGTCAAATGCAAAACCTGGTTGCTCCGACATGGTTTTATTTATGAGTGTAAATTTTCCTTGAGcactctttttcatttttaaacagAGTAGCCAGAACTTTGACAGGTTCAGATTCAAGAGCAAGGTCCTGGGAACAAAGAGAAAGGGTGGTCAATTATATTTTTCAATTATATTTACCCTTATGTATAGTTTGAGGAGTGTGTGAATGAATATCAATGTCATTATGTCACACGGTTGCCATTTTCAATATTTTCTGCGTGAAAATGAGGCTCACTTTTCACAACATCCACCACAGTGAACATTAATGGTAaagacttgtttttttttttttttttgtccaagcCATCAGGGTCGTTATCAAAgcaaaattaaatttaaaatcAAGGGCGTGGGAAGGGGGGTGT comes from Alosa sapidissima isolate fAloSap1 chromosome 18, fAloSap1.pri, whole genome shotgun sequence and encodes:
- the LOC121689569 gene encoding uncharacterized protein LOC121689569 gives rise to the protein MTLLLNLNLSKFWLLCLKMKKSAQGKFTLINKTMSEQPGFAFDRVQKHNSDFQEFVDVDRNVEIKNFDRFQIFISSAKALPQTNAGEACQIQHVPVPDEQGGLQSLLNSKTPEILEEHKRTGTLKTESRRHLVKVLISHLVEKHGFYPPSAEKLALAKGIITTFPSSRVQIDGNGDGYEHFYDPSSHSGFLEMRLRNIRRKLEAGQRRYTKHKKGCDTRIQGYKEVYCHMHIVTGTLDTGARSEQDQGESSETGEWITLMKRLRPSFNQISNGEYIHQAQSMDIKGNSYID